CCCCGACTCCTGGGTGTTCGCCGCCCTGGCCGTGGTGCTGGTGTCGGTCGCTGCCCTCGCCATGGGCGGCAAGCCCACCGATACCGCCAAGGCCTTCGGTGACGGTTTCTGGAGCCTGATCCCGTTCACCATGCAGATGGCTTTCGTGGTCATCGGCGGTTACGTGGTGGCCAGCTCGCCACCTGCGGTCAAGCTGATCGACCGCCTGGCGCGCCTCCCCAACAACGGTCGTTCGGCGGTGTGCTGGGTGGCGTTGATCTCGATGGTCGCCTCGTTGCTCAACTGGGGCCTGTCGCTGGTGTTCGGCGGTTTGCTGGTGCGCGCCCTGGCCCGGCGCACCGACCTTAAAATGGACTACCGCGCCGCCGGTGCCGCCGCCTACCTGGGCCTGGGTGCGGTGTGGGCCCTGGGCCTGTCGTCTTCGGCCGCGCAACTGCAGGCCAACCCGGCCAGCCTGCCGCCGTCGATCCTGGCGATCACCGGGGTGATCCCGTTCACCGAGACCATCTTCCTCTGGCAGTCGGGGGTGATGCTCGCCGCGCTGGTGGTGGTTTCGCTGGTCGTGGCCTATGCCACTGCGCCGGGCCCCAACAGCGCCCGCAGCGCCGAAGCCTGCGGCGTCGACCCAAGCTTCTCGGCACCGCCAACACCGCAGCGCACCCGCCCGGGCGAGTGGCTGGAGTACAGCCCGATCCTGATCCTGCTGCTGGTGGCGCTGGCCGCTGGCTGGCTGTACAACGAGTTTTCGACCAAACCTGCGATCACCGCGATTTCCGGGCTGAACACCTACAACCTGCTGTTCATCATGGCCGGTGCCTTGCTGCACTGGCGCCCGCGCAGCTTCCTCGATGCCGTGGCCCGTGCGGTACCGACCACCACCGGGGTGCTGATCCAGTTCCCGCTGTACGGCTCGATCGCGGCGATCCTGACCCAGGTCCAGGGCGCCGATGCGCAGAGCCTGGCGCACCACATCTCGACCTTCTTCGTACAGATCGCCACCCACGACACCTATGCCTTGCTGATGGGCGTGTACTCGGCGGTGCTGGGCTTCTTCATCCCTTCGGGCGGCGGCAAGTGGATCATCGAAGCGCCGTACGTGATGCTGGTGGCCAACGATCTGCAGTACCACCTGGGCTGGGCGGTGCAGATCTACAACGCCGCCGAGGCGCTGCCGAACCTGATCAACCCGTTCTACATGCTGCCACTGCTGGGTGTGCTGGGCCTGAAGGCGCGCGACCTGATCGGCTTCTCGTTCGTGCAGTTGCTGGTGCACGTGCCGCTGGTGCTGTTCCTGCTGTGGATCCTTGGCACCACCTTGCAGTACACGCCGCCGGTGATGCCGACCCCGGCGGGTTGATCAGCCAGGAATCATCGCAAAGCCGACGCCGAAGCGGTTCCAGGCGTTGATGGTGGCAATGGCCAGGGTCAGGTTGACCACTTCGGCTTCGCTGAAGTGTTCGAGCAGCGCGCGGTACTGGTGCTCCGGGGCGCGCTGGTCGGGCAGGCGGGTCAGGCTTTCGACCCAGGCCAGCGCCGCCCGCTCGCGCGGGCTGAAGAATTCGGTTTCGTCCCAGACGCTCAGGGTCTGCAGGCGCGCTTCGCTTTCGCCGCTTTTGCGTGCATCGTTGGCGTGCAGGTTGACGCAGTAGGCGCAGCCATTGATTTGCGAAGCACGCAGGCGCACCAGCTCCAGCAGCGAATTCTCAAGCCCCGATTTACCCAGGGCCATTTCCAGGCCGACCATGGCTTTGTAGGCTTCAGGCGAGTGTTTGGCCCATTCGATACGATTGCTCATTGCTGCTCTCCGCTAAGGTCCGCCACAGGCGGCGATGGCGCTACCTTAGCGCCAGGTACGGCGTACTCGAATAGCCAATTTTGCCCTTTGTCAGGAGGCCAATCAGTCAAGGGCCTGGAGCACGTCGCGCAGGCGGTCCAGGGCCGGGTCGATGTCCAGCCGTTCGATGGCGCCAAAGCCCAGCAGCAGGCCCTGGCGCACCGGCACGCGGGCATGGAAGGGCGCCAGTGAATACAGGCCGACCTCGACCTTGCGCGCCATGCTGATCAGAAACTCCACG
This portion of the Pseudomonas sp. SORT22 genome encodes:
- a CDS encoding carboxymuconolactone decarboxylase family protein, whose protein sequence is MSNRIEWAKHSPEAYKAMVGLEMALGKSGLENSLLELVRLRASQINGCAYCVNLHANDARKSGESEARLQTLSVWDETEFFSPRERAALAWVESLTRLPDQRAPEHQYRALLEHFSEAEVVNLTLAIATINAWNRFGVGFAMIPG
- a CDS encoding TIGR00366 family protein, with translation MAADIQDSRSARFALRCSNWAERWFPDSWVFAALAVVLVSVAALAMGGKPTDTAKAFGDGFWSLIPFTMQMAFVVIGGYVVASSPPAVKLIDRLARLPNNGRSAVCWVALISMVASLLNWGLSLVFGGLLVRALARRTDLKMDYRAAGAAAYLGLGAVWALGLSSSAAQLQANPASLPPSILAITGVIPFTETIFLWQSGVMLAALVVVSLVVAYATAPGPNSARSAEACGVDPSFSAPPTPQRTRPGEWLEYSPILILLLVALAAGWLYNEFSTKPAITAISGLNTYNLLFIMAGALLHWRPRSFLDAVARAVPTTTGVLIQFPLYGSIAAILTQVQGADAQSLAHHISTFFVQIATHDTYALLMGVYSAVLGFFIPSGGGKWIIEAPYVMLVANDLQYHLGWAVQIYNAAEALPNLINPFYMLPLLGVLGLKARDLIGFSFVQLLVHVPLVLFLLWILGTTLQYTPPVMPTPAG